The genomic stretch cttttacaattaagaatgaaaagggagatggtctagagccttcgattcctctcctcgacttTTAGGATACGAGTTTCCTTACTCGATTGTCCAAGTAATTGTCATCCAATAAAATATCTTAAACACATTAAATCTATCTCTCCTCGCCCTCGTGCGACCGAAACCAATCcaacaaaacatcaaacatattaacccaacttgtcacccccgtgtgacctaaactcttttcagaaagaacattgtttaacCATTTCTAATGtgcacaacaaactagtgcttaagcctccgccgagagtagacaagccaatgtttagcctttagaacgcgatctaaatagctgttcactaaaagacaccaaccaaccgtagttccccgaactacgaatgctctgatttccttattgcaccataaggatacgtaggcacaagattGTGAGATCTttgcgagcacactaataaaaaaatctcctttttcccacttctgaggtttccatccatctccATTCAATATTTTATAACTAGAAGAAAACAAACAACGTAAGTTAACACTCAAATCACAAAATcgaactaaaaggttcccgttgagtacaacggacgtgaggggtgctaataccttccccttgcgtaatcaactcccgaacccgaatatggttgtgatgaccattattccatttcctaaaggttttatcgatattttcctattccttcattgggataaataaagttcggtggcgactctgttcgaacataatttttccgcgaccatcgcgaggaatcgcaTTTTTCGAGATACGACACCACAgacttaagtgattttggcatattataagatatgggccacatacacttgagtgggatttttagcttgcagcgcacacaagtggttctataaatagaacccttgtgtagaagcattagtgcagttgcaatttcgtttctctctttctctctctctctctctctctttctctctctctctcactcaaagccttcattcataacagctagcactgagattgaaggaatccattcgtgtggactgagtagaggtgttgtcatcgttcaacgttcgtgatcgctccgtagatttgcatcaaaggttacaatctccacaagaggtaacgattctatcactgaccatgcccattcgtaaggatcactaaaggagaaattttaaattccgttgcattttggattGCTCTTCTCCTTCAATAAGAAGCCACACCTTCTGAACCCTCGACAACATCACTCTCAGGGTCAACCTTTTCTAGTTTCTCCCCCTTACCTGATCTTTACCAAGGGAAGCAAAACTGATCCTGACACAGTTCTTCTTAGGGAGAACTTCAAGAGAATCCAGGACGATCGGAATCACCCAAAGCCTAACGAGTTCGGGTTTTTCTTGTAGTTGTCTGAAAAGAAGAGATAAAAAAGTATAAGTTACACAAATCATCATATTCACCAAGTCAACAAAGCAAATGGCTTACCAAACACCCTTTTCCGCTCATCCATAGAGCCAACCTTTGCCACCTCCTGATATGGTATTAGATCATCAGAAAACGAAACCATGACTGCCTTCATATCCTTATCAGTGGCATTAAAGGCATCATATGGGCACCAATAACTCTTGGCACATTTAGAGAAATGTTCCAAAGACCAAAATCATTGATGCTGCTCTGTGCaatctgtaacacctcaaaatttgccctcctctcttgggactagcttagcatatgGCATTTCATTTCTTAGttcattagtcattgcatattgcatatcatatggcaacattgggcaagtcatcctcctaggtcttgatcagaagataaaggggttaagatgcaagctgagggtttcattgaattgatcactagccatctgagggtgtgtgtttcaaattagggtttcatggttcctcaaggagtttgagcatcatcttggttgaaatggtacatcatcatcctcatggttttgtcatcaccaagagattcattatgcttgatcagattccttgggattagggttttgacctctggtcaaccctaatcatctacattgtgccaatcagggcttgtcaaggagatggggttttcattgagatgagagatcatcatatggtttaattgagcttatggaagctagggtttcatcattgagccatttcatcaggagtttgaagctcaatttcatctatgcatagccaattcatctatcagtcaacaaaagtcaaccagaggtcaattgatggatttggaggtgggagagggttagagacacttcattcatgtataaacaagtttcatttgacatttcaaacatcaagaatgaagaaaataaagtcagatgaaaactttccaaaaatagaaagtgacttgtaattcaaaattgccaaaaatggaaaggttttctccttgaagttacatgtccaaaaatgcttcaaatggaattttgtccaacatgaaagttgtagatcttgctctcgcctttctaaaaagtccaagaacatgaatttatcatttgtggttggcaagttatggattgatctttgttaagaaaagttgaacttcaacaaggcataacttttgattcacaaggtcaaatggagtgagactttttggagcaaatttattttgatctcctctatccaaaacaagcattacatttcatgaattttgctcacataaaaagtgcatttttcaagtgaacttaatttgaaaattggagggaaaaaggtgattttgagaattatgccttgttttcacatgattccacttACATTAGCTTACAAACAACATTTCTGAATTGCTCAAACCAGAAaatgcactgttacattggtttgcACATGGTGAGGGTGAATTGACCAAATTGCCATTTAGCATGAAActtgcatttggcttaaacacttgcatttttgctaatcatgattaacaacttcattaacatcacatatataaactaaatcataactgttttctgattaaccataacagaattgtgaattctagatctagatccaaaactttttcatttttctctcaactttcttcatcaattttcttcattctttttgccttgccttcgatcaattcatcatctacatgcataTTGGAAGTGGATTGGAGCAAAatcttgaagaaatcttgaagaattgtgaactgttgcatcaagcttcaacaatggcaaattgAGATTTGAGTTAAATCATGCACAATCAACACACAAACCTTGCTCCATTCAATCATCCAAGCATCAAGGAGTTTCTGTTTTTGCTTCTTCAAGCCTAAAACGCGCGAGTTCACCACTGCAATTTCTGGaaggtaccttagttgctatagttcattttgaacttgcttgtgttgcttggttgcttaaccaattgaggtagaatttcttttctccatgtagtttggaagacctggcctattacttggccaggcacctatctgaagtcctccttaagaggcaatgcttgtgattgtttatttttgtcccccaagcaggaaaagacctttgaataaggcaattggcagatacaagagatgtgcaatccatctcctgctattctgttgagtcgttCCTCTGCTCACACAAttggtgttgatgcattgtggacattaacccaagatccttgtacagttgtacagttgagtcagtgtcataagtgtagaagggttcccactttctgaacccacacttctttgtctgaagctctccctggccagggacaagagctgtgaggcacacccctcacttcctatttcatctgcttcaccataactgtcaatgttagggttaatagctaacatcacctgatacagttggtttgcttttgcagcctaaccctttgtgtgagcccaccttgtctgtatatagtgtgtgctaattgtgtatgtttgctttattttgattatgcttgcatgctttgctttgcctgtttaggattagcttgctgctgagcaagatagatagcaaccttaacttagggatgatatgcatgataacatgtaggctcgagtcatagtctccctagttgtgtctccctttgtatctggttaggctagtctttctcccctgttaaagggaactacgttgccctgatcctcataccagatgaggtgcgtaggcaggagatcgtacgagatctctccgggcatccttttttctttttgtgtgtgtttgcttgacagttgctaggctcgagttcccgactccttagtaacttgttgtctgtttggtttcttcctgtgtgtgttaggatatggatgtaagaccagcgattggttgtccgtatcctattgttgtgtgcttggagtctggtataagtccatcaagtggcatctggtttccagtgtgggtttgtttggttcggaagctgatgtaagtccagcgattggcgttcgggttccatgtttgcctttttgtgttttgttttgtttggcgtgcgtgagccgaactacggtagctctgattctcgttccagacgagatacgtaggcataggatgcgatatcctagcgagccctctcccctcttcctccacctgtgttgtcttcagtgtgtgtgtgtgatgtttgttttagcaacctttttctatctgtctgagcgtggatcccgtcgagtacgacggatgcgtaggggtgctaataccttcccttcgcataaccgactcccgatcccattctctttggtcgtgagaccatgcttttcccaggtttacttcgagcgtttcctttccctcttttgggataaataacgcacggtggcggctctgtgttgttttaacccaccggttgtttttcgcggatgcgacagctggcgactctgctggggatgaagaagttgacctattgctggtccatcttccctaagcgagtctttcctagcgttctaggatagtttaggttgcttgtgttgttatatttattgcatttattattctgattgtgtatatatttgcataaatgtttgcatgcatcatactatcatgttgccgtcctctgtacaggtggttcctctgtttggggtgggtgttctgagtggggctaaaacccaggcccgagtatacacctaggattagtgtggtctcacgttcctcacatgctggttgggcatgttgttgcgacgtgacataccacaagccggacgaggttcatctgagagtgctcttcctcagtggggttttccactttggttgggttatctcttttgagctattgacttcggtgaccaTTCTTTCCCGAATatttggtttagatgatctcaggagagctacaatggcacacccgaaagggcaaacccattgagtatctttgcccgattgtcgagactattatccgccttaggatgacctgattagaatttacctgtgaggggagggtgattcttacagatgcatgttctggtggcgactttgatggtgactattagttccgttgatcagagtcctatttataagtcggatttatgggcatttatttccgagacgccggagtgctgtccgtggtatttatcagtggggatccgtttatttcaggattccccaGGCCGATTCAAAGATtgttgtggttatctgctcagagtttgtctggtgatgatggtgatgtatctttcacttccgtttatttcggagcCCTTGGGTCGGACTTATGATTGCTCAGTACCccagatggttgtgatcagttcagatatcaggcttcagtgcaacaagatgttcagatgacttggaggatggcagtgcattgcattcattcatcagcatcattaacattctgcatttacctgcatctaacacatgtttatccatatgcagggacatttttgatcgagatcctggttgagagactcCTTGTTCAGATATGAGGCCCGGTATGAAGGACGATGTGGTCTacagcttctttgacccagagatcagtgtgctgaaggatatgatagctttgattacgcccgaccatgtggggatgtttcgtgagatgtatgggggtatcctgaagatggttttcagactcactgacagagatAGGAGTGTCATTCATacacttctccagttctatgatcctggtttgaggtgcTTCGTCTTCCCAGATTATTTATTAGGGCatttgatggaggattatgctggtatcttgggcattcagatcagaaatcaggttcctttctatgctactaaggaagaacctgatattggagggatttcccgtgctctttatttgagtccagAGATGGTCAATGggagtctgaaagagaaggggaagttgcctggtttccatctgagtttcctagaagCTAAGGCTAAGGAGCATGCTGAGTTAGGTAACTGGAACGCTGTCTGCaccttgattgctgtgagcatttatgggaccatcctgtttcctaatcagaggagcttcgtggatattaatgccatccgcttgtttgttcaaaggaatcctatccctactttgatcggagatgtctattactcggtccataatcggaatgagaagaggcgtggggggttgattcgatgttgcactcagttgttatataagtggtttatgggatatttgcctaccaggggtgcttttgttcttcttgaccgtactgtcaattgggcgaccaagctgatgggtttgcgggccaaagacatagcttggactcacagtagcGGGGTGGGACAAGACTTtatttgcagttgtgggggttttcccaatgtgccgcttataggagttcagggttgcattaattataaccctacacttcttaagagacaaatgggattcgctatggaggttcctcctttcaagagtgagattcaggaaactttgtacttcccgGTTAGGCCAAGTTAAGGCAGGTAGCTGATGCATGGCGCAgtattcaaaggaaaggcaagttttcttggggcagagccaataacaggtcttttcctccgtttgatgactggctccgtaagagagtggagctcacttgtctaccgtttcctatggttgatccttggtatccgttgattgaggaatctccttcttctgttagtatggaagagttcctagagatgaagcgggagagagatcagttgcttgcagagaaaacggaattggagatgagtgtcgctcgggttcagatggctaatcaggagatcaaagtgaagatggaagatcaggacaagcgacatgccctggaagtgaagcgctttgagatggataccgcttactatgggaaggtcagtcaggctttggcatcgtcaacaaaggagcacgacatcaccaaagagagattggctagagcttcaaaggtcattgaagatcagaggaggaggcaaatcctcgtgagggatcagagggaagacaaAGTCAGAAatctcattgctgagtgggagtCAAAACTGAAGATCAAGGAATCAGAGAACCTGAAGATCATCactgagagagatcattatatcgctgagagagatcattatatcgCTGAGAGGGATCATCatcttgctgagagagatcattacttcaggaagatgaagattcaccagaaggaggtggggagattatAGCAGGAGAACAcagagctcaggttcgccgcagagtttgcgaagatggttgatgatatagggccttctgtgggaccctcgtCATGATATACCTTTTTCttttgtgtggattaccgtcaggcctgttgacggaattcacttgcttatatttcctttctgattctggagaattgtattcGATTTGTATCAGCtgtgatgtatgactatggcgcttattgtgcattttgctatgtgatggttattttcattcagtgattgatcttcaagctttatttgctttaccgtatgcactcacacagcacacacatggttggggggtattttgctaaatcatatatctctgatctgtatgatgaaatcaaatgatgaatgtcagaatattgctgccgggttattatttgtctcgatgaagccaggatcgagagagacaaagtgttcctcatgtggataaacactgcattcatgcatgatcataataacgtgtctttattttgcaggtatcaattctaacgtgcttgattgtttcaggaatcattgctcgtgctcgtagagttgtacctttgcactcaacacgccctcacagatactttACTCTATGCAacactcccagactgatggatctcccaaacacggatattctcgagctgaaggataagatgaacgaactgatcaacatcatgcagggttttgcagttggtcagaaagctttggctgacaaagttgagaagctcgagcgggcttcagcggctaacagtggtgtcaacctggatggtgtctccaaccaggggcttggTGGTTCAAGAGATGGCGGAAAGAGAACGACCGTGGGTGTAGTAaacaatgctggtggttttggtgctgccactGGTGGTCAACCCGGTCAGATGGGAAATAACATGAAAGACAGTCTATTCCCGCCATTCTTCGGGGCTGATGATGATAGGGAGGAAGATCGAGAAGCTGATCAGTTTTCTATGCACAACGAGCCGTTCGGACAATATGGTGCCCAACCACAGAATAAGGAGATCCAattgctggcagagaagatcagagctttggagagttatgccactcccggggtcgtgaatatgtcaaacatggggctagtcgaggggattgtgatcccacagaaatttAAAGCGCTcgcatttgataaatataatgggagttcctgcccggaaacttATCTTCAAGCATTCGTCCGTAAGATCTCGAcatacaccatggaccaaaagctgtggatgtacttcttccaagacagtttgtctggaggctccttggagtggtacaccaagcttaggtcttctgatatcaagagctggaaagatcttggtgacgcattctttaaacagtatcagttcaacgctgatatggctccgagtcgtacccagctacagggtatgtctcagaagaataacgaagggtttaaagaatacgctcaaaggtggagggagttggcggccagagtgcaacctccattggtggacagggagatgtctgatctctttatgggtaccctgcaaggggcgtttgctgagaggatggtcgGTTGTCCGGTCACCAATTTTTCAGATATAGTTGTGGCTGGAGAGaggatagagagctggctgaagcttggaaagatacagggtaatgcttcatcttcagggtcgaagaagcccttcggtaatggccagaggaagaaagagggtgataccagtgcagTATACACTCAGagaggacagagtagggatcgttactttcagcacactgctgcggtaactattcctgctgacaatcagcctgcacaacagcaacagcagcaacctcaacaataaagacaaccatttcagcagaggcctcagagggctgggTATCAAGTCAGGGGGAGGATGAATGACAGGCAGTTTGATAGGCCCCCTGTGACTTATTCCTTCTTGTTGAAGAAATTACaagacttggggttggtacaaatgagaactctggcacctttgagacctgatcagaggccagccaattatgatgagaatgctaagtgtgaattccattcgggtgctcccgggcataacatagagaactgcaaagcttttaagcacgtggttcaagacctggtggattcaaaagctatcaacttcgcaccgtctcccaatgtgaatgctaatcccatgcccgcgcatggtcaaagggggtGAATGCCATTTCTGAGAATAGGATCGGGCTGTCAAGTGTTGATCAACTGAAGACTCCTTTGGTTGAGAtcaagaggcagttgttgttgaatggggtctaTCCGGGTTGTGGCAATGGatgtgctgagtgcactgttaCCCCTGAGGGGTGTATACTGTTGAGGGAGACTGTTCAAAGACTAATGGATGATGGAAGTATCAAGGTtgagaaggccgatatggagaaagatgaagtctccaccataacgatttacttCGATCTGGTGGATTTGTCAACTCtagctgaagcggctccagttaccatcacggtacctggaccaatttcctatgacaaagatgatgccgtgccgtggcattatggtggggaagtcTATTGCAATGGAGAGAGGGTAGAGGatcagactgcaagtgaaaccaccgtttcaaaggtggataatgccggtcccagtggtttcactcgcagtggaagactgtttgctcctgatgccttgaggggaggagaaggagagaaagagaaaaaagaaaaggccgaggctttagccagggcgaaaggaaaACAAGTGGTTAATGAAGGTACTCCCgtagtgacaccggcgcctgttgGGTCGAAAGAAgagcttgatgatgatgcagaggaattcttaagaatcatcaagaagtctgagtacaaacttgtggaccatctgcagcagactccttccaaaatatcaattctatctttactgttaagctctgaggggcatagagaggctctgttgaaaattttgaagaaaacctatgttcctcaagagataacaatcaaccagttggagacggtagtgtctaatgtgcatgccagccatgggttgggttttaccgacatggatctgactgtagatgggaggaatcacaacagggctttacacattgcaatggaatgtaaaggggccgtgctttcgcatgtgctggttgataccggctcctctttgaatgtgttgccaaagaaggctctggctaagctGAATTGTGAAGGGTTGATTCTGACGCCTACTGACCTGATAGTGCGGGCgtttgatgggtcgaagcgggtTGTGTTCGGAGAAGTTGagcttccggtgaagataggccctgaggtgtttaagtcgactttctacgtcatggatattcagccagcatacagtttcctgttgggtcgcccatggattcatgttgctggggcagtgaccttgactttgcaccaaaagttgaaatatatctgggaagggcaggtcgtcaccgtctgcggagaagaggacatctttgtcagccacctttcatctctcaaatacgttgaaatggaaggtgagatatgggagacgccgagtcaagcatttgaaacTGTTAAagtggagaatgctctgtttgcaaaagaagaggagaaaccgtccatatcttcgtacaagcaggctgctgaggttgtgaagaatggagaggctcctggttggggtaggatgatggatatctccgccaagaaagaccgcttcggagtgggttatcagccgaACAGAGGCTCATCTGggcaaggcagaggacgccgtatGTCAGTCAcattcactagtgccggaatgctggatccggatcacattTGCATGGTGGGTGACGAAACTGATAGTGACTACGCATtggatcaatggataaagccgtgtgcaccagggatggaaatccagaactggaaggctgaaaagatcatcagGGTCACTCTACtcgaagagtaataatttctgtttttgatcttatttgcatgaaagccatatgtgttgcccgacacgtaatggttcattgtaagggtcacctcatgttcattttgcaaatttgcatcatcaataaacagatgtttttcagttaaaagcggtgttccctgtttttcagttatttttgcagtttaaaaaataaaaacaaaaaaaataaaaaaatggcaatgttttcatttttcttttcgatttgtctcgctccggttctaaagcaatgcatgaatccacattcatgcagatgcgatcattctccggatctcattgctaacaatcctgttacaccctcgtatgacttcgacaatccgatctatcaagccgaagaagaaggcgaagaagattgtgaactgccaggggagttagccaggttgttaaaacaagaggagaaaGTGATTCGGCCGCACGAAaagcagattgaggttgtgaatctgggtaccgatgaGGTCAAAAGAGAGGTGAAAGTCGGGGCTGCTctggaggcgagtgtcaagagcagaatggtggcattgttgaaagagtatgtcaatatctttgcctggtcttatcaggatatgtcagggttggataccgatatcgttgtacacaagctaccattgagagcagattgtcctccagtgaagcagaagttgcgcagaactcgacctgacatggcgatgaagattaaagaggaagtgcagaagcagtgggatgctggtttcctttctgtcactaattatccgccgtgggtcgcgaacattgtgccagtcccgaagaaagatgggaggtgagaatgtgtgtggactaccgggatctgaacagagctagtccgaaagatgattttccactacctcacattgatgtgttggtagataatacagctcaattctcggtgttttccttcatggatggcttttctggctataatcaaatcaaaatgtcgccagatgatatggagaaaacaacgttcatcacaccgtggggcaccttttgttacaaggtgatgccatttggtctcaagaacgccggtgctacttatcagagggccatggtgactttgtttcatgatatgattcatcatgaaatcgaatgctatgttgatgacatgatagcaaagtcccagacagaagaggggcatttggtagatctggccaagttgttcgaccggctgagacagttcagactgaggttgaatccgaacaagtgcactttcggagtgcggtccggtaaattgctagggttcattgtaagtgagaaaggaatcgaggttgatcctgctaaagtaaaagcaataagagaaatgcctgagccgaggacagagaaagaggttcgtggtttcttaggtagattgaactatatttcacggttcatatctcatctaacagccacatgtgaaccgattt from Lathyrus oleraceus cultivar Zhongwan6 chromosome 7, CAAS_Psat_ZW6_1.0, whole genome shotgun sequence encodes the following:
- the LOC127106273 gene encoding uncharacterized protein LOC127106273; this translates as MRPGMKDDVVYSFFDPEISVLKDMIALITPDHVGMFREMYGGILKMVFRLTDRDRSVIHTLLQFYDPGLRCFVFPDYLLGHLMEDYAGILGIQIRNQVPFYATKEEPDIGGISRALYLSPEMVNGSLKEKGKLPGFHLSFLEAKAKEHAELGNWNAVCTLIAVSIYGTILFPNQRSFVDINAIRLFVQRNPIPTLIGDVYYSVHNRNEKRRGGLIRCCTQLLYKWFMGYLPTRGAFVLLDRTVNWATKLMGLRAKDIAWTHSSGVGQDFICSCGGFPNVPLIGVQGCINYNPTLLKRQMGFAMEVPPFKSEIQETLYFPVRPS